Proteins co-encoded in one bacterium genomic window:
- a CDS encoding ABC transporter substrate-binding protein, whose translation MKGLRARLTGAIAIVLIAGLLLPAGVWGGPKSEFVAVAGMWSPPNNFNPINTDSSYGFYCVRFMFMGMVEARVENNQMKFFPALASRWEIGADNQTYTFTIHPRAAWHDGKPVTAEDVLFTLMTISDPRTETNRGAQIASVAGLDARGKRAAGAQLGFRILEPKKFEIKTTTPVDPIMFLEMFGANVYILPKHVLGEVPPDQLARHPFFHNPTVGNGPYKFVQYKTDQFVEFLLNENYHLGAPNVRRVFVRIIPPATMLAQIERGDLDVSAGFGIGEVMIEDWDRVKGMAHVRAVSFPAPGYQYMLFNFQRPYLQDKRVRRAFAHAVNRPLMVSQLLKGEGELAEGPIPPANPYFNKKVRPWPFDTARARALLTEAGWDFNRTVILRVPTGNIIRERSADIIRENLIAAGVKAEIQKADFPTHMAAVRAGNYDLGLMGWAGPTDPDVSSQYRTGGQYNLSHHSIALMDQVLDEGVKTADPTKRRAVYDRFQEVFADELPVVTLYYANARTAVTKRMVNVLFDASGLFDFQTYRWVAGTQ comes from the coding sequence ATGAAAGGTTTGCGCGCCAGGTTGACCGGTGCCATCGCAATCGTCCTCATTGCCGGCCTGTTGCTGCCCGCAGGGGTCTGGGGCGGTCCCAAGTCGGAGTTCGTTGCCGTGGCAGGTATGTGGAGCCCGCCCAACAACTTCAACCCCATCAACACCGACAGCTCCTACGGGTTCTACTGCGTCCGCTTCATGTTCATGGGCATGGTTGAAGCGCGGGTGGAGAACAACCAGATGAAGTTCTTCCCGGCCCTCGCCAGCAGGTGGGAGATCGGGGCAGACAACCAGACCTACACCTTCACGATTCACCCGCGGGCCGCCTGGCACGACGGCAAGCCCGTCACCGCCGAGGACGTGCTGTTCACCCTCATGACCATCAGTGATCCCAGGACCGAGACCAACCGGGGCGCCCAGATCGCCTCCGTCGCCGGCTTGGACGCGCGGGGGAAGCGTGCGGCAGGCGCGCAGTTGGGCTTCCGGATCCTGGAGCCCAAGAAGTTTGAGATCAAGACCACCACGCCGGTGGACCCGATCATGTTCCTGGAGATGTTCGGAGCCAACGTCTACATTCTGCCCAAGCACGTCCTGGGCGAGGTGCCGCCCGACCAGCTCGCCCGGCATCCGTTCTTCCACAATCCGACCGTGGGAAACGGCCCCTACAAGTTTGTGCAGTACAAGACCGACCAGTTTGTCGAGTTCCTGCTGAACGAGAACTACCACCTGGGCGCTCCAAACGTGCGCCGCGTCTTCGTGCGCATCATTCCGCCCGCGACGATGCTTGCGCAAATTGAGCGGGGCGACCTCGACGTCAGCGCCGGGTTCGGCATCGGCGAGGTCATGATCGAGGACTGGGACCGCGTGAAGGGTATGGCTCACGTCCGCGCCGTCTCTTTCCCGGCCCCTGGCTACCAGTACATGCTGTTTAACTTCCAGAGGCCGTACCTGCAGGACAAGCGCGTGCGTCGCGCGTTTGCCCATGCCGTCAACCGGCCACTGATGGTCAGCCAGTTGCTCAAGGGCGAGGGAGAGCTGGCCGAGGGGCCTATTCCGCCGGCCAACCCCTACTTCAACAAGAAGGTGCGGCCGTGGCCCTTTGACACCGCCCGGGCCCGTGCCTTGCTGACGGAGGCCGGGTGGGACTTCAACAGGACCGTCATCCTGCGGGTGCCGACCGGCAACATCATACGTGAGCGTTCGGCCGACATCATCCGGGAAAACCTCATAGCCGCGGGCGTCAAGGCGGAGATCCAGAAGGCCGACTTCCCAACGCACATGGCCGCAGTGCGAGCGGGCAACTACGATCTGGGCCTGATGGGATGGGCAGGTCCCACCGATCCTGACGTCTCCTCGCAGTATCGCACCGGCGGTCAGTACAACCTCAGCCACCACTCGATCGCGCTGATGGATCAGGTTCTCGACGAGGGCGTGAAGACCGCGGATCCCACCAAGCGGCGCGCCGTGTACGATCGGTTCCAGGAGGTCTTCGCGGACGAGTTGCCGGTGGTCACACTGTACTACGCGAATGCCCGGACGGCCGTCACGAAGCGCATGGTCAACGTCCTGTTCGATGCCTCGGGCCTGTTCGACTTCCAGACCTACCGCTGGGTCGCGGGAACGCAGTAG
- a CDS encoding ABC transporter permease, translated as MQRYLIRRALVTIPILFGITVMSYFIMSLTPGDPVQMLVNPGMSQADVEIKRRALGLDQPVYVRYAKWLNELVHGNLGYSYSTGAPVTKRVGERVAPTLTLTVTSLLLSYLIAVPIGVVVATRRYTWIDYAATFLAFLGISLPTFFLGLVGIYVFALRLRWLPVGGTMTLGGDGGLLDLLLHLILPASVLAVAGAGALTRYVRSSMLEVLGQDFVRTARAKGLAEATVLRRHALRNALIPVVTLAGLQIPALLGGAVITEQIFEWPGMGRLTIEAINQRDYPVLMGITLITALLVTLGNLLADITYSLVDPRIRYE; from the coding sequence ATGCAGCGTTACTTGATCCGCCGCGCGCTTGTCACCATCCCCATCCTGTTCGGGATCACGGTGATGAGCTACTTCATCATGTCGCTGACGCCCGGCGACCCGGTGCAGATGTTGGTCAATCCCGGCATGAGCCAGGCCGACGTCGAGATCAAGCGGCGCGCCTTGGGTCTTGACCAGCCGGTCTACGTGCGCTACGCGAAGTGGCTCAACGAGCTGGTCCACGGCAACCTAGGGTACTCTTACAGCACGGGCGCGCCGGTCACGAAGAGGGTTGGCGAGCGGGTGGCGCCCACACTCACGCTGACCGTTACCTCGCTGCTCCTTTCGTACTTAATCGCGGTTCCCATTGGGGTGGTGGTAGCCACGCGGCGGTACACGTGGATTGACTACGCGGCTACCTTCCTCGCCTTCCTGGGCATCAGTCTGCCCACCTTCTTCCTGGGGCTGGTCGGCATCTACGTGTTTGCACTGCGGCTCCGGTGGCTGCCCGTGGGCGGTACGATGACCCTCGGCGGCGACGGAGGACTGCTCGACCTGCTCCTGCACCTGATCCTGCCCGCCTCGGTCCTGGCCGTGGCCGGGGCAGGCGCCCTTACCCGGTACGTGCGGTCGAGCATGCTGGAGGTGCTGGGGCAGGACTTCGTTCGAACCGCCCGAGCCAAGGGACTCGCCGAGGCCACCGTTCTCCGGCGGCACGCGCTGCGCAACGCCCTGATCCCGGTCGTCACGCTCGCCGGGCTGCAGATCCCGGCGCTGCTGGGCGGCGCCGTAATCACCGAGCAGATCTTCGAATGGCCGGGCATGGGACGTCTCACCATCGAGGCGATCAACCAGCGTGACTACCCGGTGCTGATGGGGATAACCTTGATCACCGCGCTGCTGGTGACGCTGGGCAACCTGCTGGCCGACATCACATACTCGTTGGTTGACCCGCGTATCCGCTATGAGTGA
- a CDS encoding YjgN family protein, translating to MILAWRREPLPGHLRSLRASDPCAPKIPGRLRGVIRRAAELRRMDIARTDTAGRPEVRLSFSGDGGTLFGIHIINLLLGIVTLGIYYFWGKVRVQRFLHSQMEFDGDRFAYHGTGVELLVGFLKTLGLVVLGMIGLALLQLFGARPETVSVATLLIYPVLLVVIPVAIAGSRRYRLSRASWRGIRFSFRGQTGAFVKMFVSGALLTVITFGLYYPFFYNNMWRLLISNTYYGTVRFEFDGSGADLFGSFLLAVVLTPLTLGLYWFWFTAHRQRYMWTRTSFAAARFRCTVTGGRLFRLTLGNGLLLFITLGLAFPWVQARNIRFLCGTLAVEGLPEMDAIRQEAQAASPTGEAIADFLGLDFPGLAPGW from the coding sequence ATGATTCTTGCGTGGCGCCGCGAACCCCTCCCCGGGCACCTCAGATCCCTGCGCGCCTCAGATCCCTGCGCACCCAAGATCCCCGGGCGCCTCAGAGGGGTCATCCGGCGGGCCGCCGAACTCCGCCGCATGGACATCGCGCGGACCGACACAGCAGGCAGGCCGGAGGTTCGGCTCTCGTTCAGCGGCGACGGCGGAACCCTCTTCGGGATTCACATCATCAACCTGCTCTTAGGCATCGTTACCCTGGGGATCTACTACTTCTGGGGCAAGGTCAGGGTGCAGCGGTTTCTTCACAGCCAGATGGAGTTCGACGGAGACCGGTTCGCCTATCACGGCACTGGCGTCGAACTGCTGGTCGGATTCCTCAAGACGCTGGGGCTGGTCGTGCTGGGCATGATCGGCCTGGCCCTGCTCCAGCTCTTTGGAGCACGCCCCGAGACCGTCTCCGTGGCCACGCTCCTGATCTACCCGGTCCTGCTCGTGGTGATACCGGTGGCCATCGCCGGTTCACGGCGGTACCGTCTGAGCCGTGCATCGTGGCGGGGCATCCGGTTTTCGTTCCGCGGACAGACAGGTGCGTTCGTCAAGATGTTCGTCTCAGGGGCGCTGCTGACCGTGATCACCTTCGGCCTGTACTACCCGTTCTTCTACAACAACATGTGGCGGCTTCTGATAAGCAACACCTACTACGGGACCGTGCGGTTCGAGTTCGACGGGAGCGGCGCCGACCTGTTCGGCAGTTTCCTCCTGGCAGTCGTGCTGACACCGCTGACCCTCGGCCTCTACTGGTTCTGGTTTACCGCGCATCGGCAGCGGTACATGTGGACGCGTACCTCGTTTGCGGCCGCGCGGTTCCGCTGCACCGTGACAGGGGGCCGGCTGTTCCGGCTCACGCTGGGCAACGGGCTGTTGCTGTTCATAACCCTGGGGCTGGCGTTCCCCTGGGTGCAGGCCCGCAACATCCGGTTCCTGTGCGGCACTCTCGCCGTCGAGGGCCTGCCGGAGA
- a CDS encoding ABC transporter permease → MSEWAPSRTASFWSLAFRRFIRHRLAVVGIVALGMLAIMAVAAPLLAPHSPTTIDAAIFQGRPSSVHLLGTDSVGRDVLSRLIYAARVSLSVGILAVTMYVLIGTSVGAIAGYYGGAVDLVLSRIMDIMLSFPPLIIILFAVSVFGRPSLWNVIIVLGLLGWPAVARLVRGQVLALRHQEFVQAARAIGASDPAVVMRHLLPNAMAPVLVAATFGTANAILVEAALSFLGMGVQPPTPSWGNMLTDAQSLTVLEQMPWLWVPPGFMILISVLTINFVGDGLRDALDPSLKL, encoded by the coding sequence ATGAGTGAGTGGGCCCCCTCTCGGACCGCCTCCTTCTGGTCGCTGGCCTTCCGTCGATTTATACGCCACCGGCTTGCGGTTGTCGGGATCGTCGCGCTGGGAATGCTCGCCATCATGGCGGTGGCCGCGCCGTTGCTGGCGCCGCACAGCCCGACAACGATTGATGCTGCCATCTTCCAGGGGCGGCCTTCCTCCGTGCATCTCCTGGGCACCGACAGCGTCGGCCGCGACGTGCTGAGCCGCCTGATCTACGCTGCGCGCGTCTCTCTGAGCGTAGGGATCTTGGCCGTCACGATGTACGTCCTCATTGGTACTTCCGTGGGCGCGATTGCCGGATACTACGGTGGAGCCGTGGATCTGGTACTGAGCCGGATCATGGACATCATGCTCTCGTTCCCGCCGCTCATTATCATTCTGTTCGCGGTAAGCGTCTTCGGCAGGCCGAGTCTGTGGAACGTCATCATCGTGCTGGGTCTGCTGGGGTGGCCTGCCGTGGCCCGCCTGGTACGCGGCCAGGTGCTGGCGCTACGCCATCAGGAGTTCGTGCAGGCGGCCCGCGCAATCGGCGCGTCGGATCCCGCGGTCGTGATGCGCCACCTGCTTCCCAACGCGATGGCCCCGGTGCTGGTGGCCGCAACGTTCGGGACGGCCAATGCCATCCTGGTGGAGGCGGCGCTGTCCTTCCTGGGGATGGGGGTGCAGCCGCCCACGCCCTCCTGGGGCAACATGCTTACCGACGCGCAGTCGCTCACGGTGCTGGAGCAGATGCCCTGGCTTTGGGTGCCGCCGGGGTTCATGATACTCATCTCGGTGCTGACGATTAACTTCGTGGGCGACGGCCTGCGCGACGCGCTCGACCCCAGCTTGAAACTATGA